The stretch of DNA taaaaggtaaaatgttgggtgcaataattgtccatatttggtagagcgatcgaatcgtggtgcttgagctgctgtgcggtttaaaagatttgagttgcactattactactagctatagcttttgacaAAACgataagcactcggtcctacaattggtatcagagccaagatcACGGGTtagattctcattgattgcaaggagtgcaattattgggagagagattgttgggtgtaataattgtccctacttggtagagcgatcgaatcgtggcgcttgagctgctgtgtgttttaaaagatttgagttgcaccattactactaatTACAGATTTTGATAAAACGACAAGCAATCGATCTTATATAAAACTTTAGAGAATTCACAGTGCTGtgatataaaaatataactacaattaaagaaagaaaataaataagatttgataataaactttaaaaattcaaatactatCGGAAGCAAAGCCCACATTTGACCCTATCCATAAAGGCATAAATTAAATCCCTTTTTataaatatgtaataaaataatatatactaTGTCCTTTTCTTTATTACAACAACGTTTCAAATACTTCAATATTCAATACTCCCGACTCCATAACAatgtcttctagtgaatccgcCCCTGCCGGAACCTCGCTCACAGCCGTTCATCCTGATATCGTCCAATACCAAATCCTGAACAGGCTTGATGGAGCCACCCTTGCTTCCACCAGCTGCGCTTCCGTTCATTTTCAGTCTTTATGCAACGAAGATCGGTTATGGCAGCGGATTTGCAACTCCACTTGGCCCTCCACCGCCCATCCCCGCGTACGCAGCGCCGTCTCCGCCTTCCCCTCTGCCCACCGTTCTTTCTACTCCGATTCTTTCCCTaattccctccacaagtgccgGGATGAGACCTGTTCGTCAGAGACGTCGGAGTTGATTTCCGCCGTGGATATGTACTACGACAACAAGCCGGTATACTCAAAAGTCATGCGAACGGAGACTATTTCATCTTGGTTCATGAGTTCTCCTTTCAGGCTGGAGCTTCTGAACCCGAAAGAGACAATCCCCACGCCGCTGAAATCGAGAACCGACGGCACGTGCAAGGAACGCGCTCAGGAGTTCCTGAGGGTGAGCTGGATTCTGATCGACCCCGCCAATAAACGGGCGGTCAACGTGGCGAGCCAGAAGGCGGTGGAGGCACGGCTGCACTGGCTTAACGAGGACTTACAGCTCCGATACGCCACAGTGGCCTCAGACTGCCGCGGAAACTTAGTCCAGTGTGCCGTGGTGGTGAAATGCGGCGGGAAAGACGGGGGAGAATTGGAGGTGAAGGAGGTGGGCATGCAGGTGGAGGACATGGAGGGAAAGATTCTTGGCGGGATGGAGAGTTTGGTAATTTTACGTGGAGCCATGAATGGAGAAAGGGAGAGGACCGACGTGGACATGGAGAGAGAGATGTACGACATGTTTCGGAGGAACAAGGAAGAGTTGAGAGAGAGGAAACAGAGGAGAGAAAGAGGTCTGGACATGGTGTTCATAGCTACAGGACTTTCTATTTTCTTTGCAATTTTACTTTTTTCACTCTGCAGGTGCAGGTGAAATTATtagtttagatttttttttatattttgatataatacacaaaaatattatatatttatctgAATATTAATGCAGTGTCATAAATTTATTGGATGtaattaaacaataaaaatttatatgtccAATATAGAAGTGACA from Primulina tabacum isolate GXHZ01 chromosome 3, ASM2559414v2, whole genome shotgun sequence encodes:
- the LOC142539216 gene encoding F-box protein At2g27310-like — protein: MSSSESAPAGTSLTAVHPDIVQYQILNRLDGATLASTSCASVHFQSLCNEDRLWQRICNSTWPSTAHPRVRSAVSAFPSAHRSFYSDSFPNSLHKCRDETCSSETSELISAVDMYYDNKPVYSKVMRTETISSWFMSSPFRLELLNPKETIPTPLKSRTDGTCKERAQEFLRVSWILIDPANKRAVNVASQKAVEARLHWLNEDLQLRYATVASDCRGNLVQCAVVVKCGGKDGGELEVKEVGMQVEDMEGKILGGMESLVILRGAMNGERERTDVDMEREMYDMFRRNKEELRERKQRRERGLDMVFIATGLSIFFAILLFSLCRCR